TTGGTTTtggttattatttaattttatttatttcatataaattttaatttataagatAAAATCGTAAATGTCCAACtcaaactaaattttatatttatttttataattattttataatataaaataaatattatataaattcattaaaataactttaaaaagcaaacaattttaaaaaaatttaatacactGAATAGATTCAAATCAGTTGAATTTAGTTTGGTTATCTTTGATATTCAATATAGTTTTGGTTTGGacttttaaaagtcaaaagataaatcacaattatttttcaagaattgATCTAAACCAAATCACTTTAATTATCACAAGTTAAGTGAAgttattagatttttaaaataggTTACAGTTATAGTATAATCAAAGtacaatacaaatatatatcCAAATAATTATAAGGATCAAGTAATTATAGTACGAATAGATTGTCCAAGtaatcatataatataattaattaactagatATGTCAGATTAAAGTTGACGAACTgaactaactaaattaaaacttatacaTGACAACAACCATGCATATAATTGCTCATGGTAGATCTTGAATTTGAGTATGCAAGACCTAGGGCCTCCGCTTTTTTCAACTATGCCAAAGCATGATTGGCAAGTAAAGccattctaattaatttaaaaatttatgtattgtcgattgagtcttaggtCATTAGTATGGACATTGTTACCAAAGCAGGAGACATGGGTTTGAGTAAattgaagcgcattatctttttatttatgggTTAAGGAGAGACTATGAGTAGTTTTAAGCATTATCctcttaaattatgtttaagtgTTGTACAATTTCACAATCATAAAAagtttgatatattatattgcCTTTAACATATTTGTATGTATTCTttttatgttgatattatatatttaatgtggtgtatagagttttaatttttttacatgtgatttcataattttatgacGACGAAAGTCGGGTATCTCCCTCGTTTAGCATTGCTTCAAACACAACTTTACAATGGCTTAATTTCAGGGCAATCTCAAAATAATGTGTAGAACACATGCTTCCGATCCTGTGTTCATGTTGATAACAAGTTCCTTTGATCccttaatttatacaaaaactAAAGTTGATTGATTCCAACACAATTCATTACAATGTGACTGCGCTGTACTTTGAGATGAACCTCAATTCTCttcttttacataatttaaatctttgGAGGATTGGAATCCAAGTCATCTGTTCTAAGTTCACTGTATTTCATACAAATCACTCTGAATGGGAGGTGCCTTTAGACGCCATTGCAGCTTCCTTCAATCCTACACTTGTTTTTAACATTTacactgtttttttttaatgtccCTTATCCAAAGCAAAACCGTACACTTTCCCTAGTATAAATATACACTTTCTCTTAAACTTCTCATTTATCAAtcatcttctttctctgaaTTTTCTCTACATTTACACACAGTTGTTGCAGTTTTCTCTCGAGCCAAACACTGTTGAAAACGATGAAGCTTTCTGGTTGTAATTTACCTGGAATTATTGTGATGGTCTTTGTTATGCTAAGTTCAAGTTCAATATCTGCGATTACAAACTTTAATGTCCTAAACTTTGGGGCTAACCCGACTGGTGGAACCGATTCGACGGACAGTTTCCTCAAGGCATGGAATGCAGCCTGTGGCACGGCAGACTCGACCTTCATATATGTGCCCAAAGGACGGTATTTGGTTGGTCCATTGGCTTTTAAAGGCCAATGCAAAAGCTCTCAGATCATTATAAGAATCGATGGCACAATTGTGGCTCCTTTGGATTATGGAGTGCTGGGAAAATCGAATAATTGGTTCAGCTTTGAAGATGTGAGCGGTGTTTCTATAATTGGTCGAGGTACATTTGATGCTAAAGGACCTTCTCTTTGGGCTTGCAAAGCTTCCAACTCCAACTCATGTCCTTCCGGGGCCACGGTATTATTTTCTTCCACTTTCTTTGAGTCTAATTCTGAGCTAAATAGTAAACATTAATCTTTTCTCCACCGTTATATAGTAAATGTTTTGTAAATAGACTTACTAATACTGTTCAATTTGTGTGAAAACAGACACTGAGTTTTACCAATTCCAACAACATCAGGATCAATGGATTAACATCTTTAAATAGCCAAATGTTTCATATTGTGATCAATGGATGCCAAAATGTGCACCTCAAAGGAGTTAAGATCATCGCTGCTGGTAATAGTCCCAATACTGATGGCATCCATGTCCAATTATCGAGAAATGTGGAAATTTTAAGCACTTCCATTAAAACTGGAGATGATTGTATCTCGATTGGTCCTGGCACTGAAAATTTATGGATTGAACAAATCACTTGTGGTCCTGGTCATGGCATCAggtatgataaattaattaaataccaTTGTTACTTTTactcaaaatgaagcaatgtGTTTATTATTAACTTACACATACTAGTTGGTTTTTAGAGGCACGattatatgatttataattGCTTTGTGTTGCTTAATTTTAACTTTCCAGCATCGGAAGTTTGGCAAAGGATTTGAAAGAGGAAGGAGTCCAAAATGTTACAGTGAAAAAGACGGTTTTTTCCAACACTCAAAATGGGTTGAGAATCAAATCATGGGCTAGGCCTAGTAACGGATATGTTCAAGGGGTACGATTTATAGATTCAGTGATGAGAAATGTTCAAAATCCTATTATGATCGATCAAAATTATTGCCCTCGTAATGAAAATTGCCCGGGTCAGGTATTACAAAGTTCCAACTACTACTTACTTCAATGTTTGAATactacttttaaattttttcatgctttttccttaatttctttactttctttttgtttgacGAATATAGGTTTCGGGAATAAAGATTAATGATATCgtgtatgaaaatataagagGAACATCATCGACACCCATAGCTATAAAATTTGATTGTAGTGACAAAAACCCGTGCACTGGAATAAAATTGCAGAATGTGAATTTGACATATCTGAACAAAGCAGCTCAATCATTTTGTAGCAATGTGGTTGGAAAAGCAATTGATTTAGTTCGACCAAACAGTTGTTTGTAAATAATGGATTCTAGATTTAttcttttgtttagtttttggCATATTGATTGTATATTGAAATTGATCAGCATTTGAGCTATTTAGACTTTGTCCCCATAGCTAATGCTGCTCACttgtaatattaaaaaaaaaaaactttaaattttatattttaattcacttCTATATATTATTGGTTTTATCATTGCGCTCATGACTCGAAATAGATGAGTTTGTATGAAGAAAATGTATAGTAGTTGAatgtttacttttcaaattttgctcaaatataaattaatttaagttatcttatattatttttttctaatatattaaataagtttataatatttaaaaaaaactaaacatatATAACTTAATAAGTTTTTAcactataataatttttaaaaattgtgtaGAAAATTCTTTTGTTAAGAAGAGGagatattattgttgaaatcaATTGATTTTTGCAAGATAGGTGTATAACATTTGAAGAACAACAATACAAAAGCAATTGGTTATTTGATAATCACTTATGTTTGTGAGACCTTGTCTAGAGAGTCAATATACCATATTTAACATTATATAAAGAATGATTTAAGTCCCACCACTCACCAGTATAGCTACCTCACACTTGCACTAAAGATTCAGATCACTCTCCACTAAGTTCTCCCTCccctcaaaacaaaaaaattagtttgTAAAATCAAGTGACTtgttttatttacaaaattcactcacaaaAAAAAGTTCCAAATATACAGATTAAGTACTAATTCTCTTAGTACTTCTAACTGATAAATTTCTCGCATATATACAATTTTTGGACTTGTTGATATACATATCAATCCCCACCAAAGCAGTCTACAAAATAGGATTAATGATATCTTAATAAAGTTTATGACAATTCTAAGATCTCCAAGATAAGTCTTCAAGTCATTCGGGCCAATCTCTTCAAAATAGGGGATCTAGTTTGCCTGATTTAGATCGATCCAATCTCCAATGATTTGTTTCTTTATGAGATTGATTTCCATAGATGGGCCAACACACATACATGAGATTAAAAAAAGTTATGGCATAACTGTTTTGGTTCAAAAGATTGCCAACCCTAAATAAGGCGAGTTATGTAGCAATTAAAGACACAATTATAATTGTTATTGTAACTGCTCTCATAACAACACCAAcaattagaaattagaaaaACAAGATATTATGGAGAAATGATATATGAAGAAGAAGATTGGAGCAAACTTTGAAGAACAAGTATGGTAACAGATGGTTGTTATTAGAGCCAAGATTGTCCAGCAATGTTTGCTTAGTTACCTGGCCAGTCAAGATACGAGACAACCTAGGCATATTTATATGTTAGCCTTGGATGTTCTCATTCCAATATTCAAAGTTGAAATTAAAGAGGTTGTTTTATGAAGAGTTTGAGTATCTAGAAGAGATTGAATTCGTCTAGGGTTTTTGGTGAGAAATTTTCTCAATCTTAAAGGCATATATCA
This genomic window from Gossypium raimondii isolate GPD5lz chromosome 10, ASM2569854v1, whole genome shotgun sequence contains:
- the LOC105775923 gene encoding polygalacturonase — its product is MKLSGCNLPGIIVMVFVMLSSSSISAITNFNVLNFGANPTGGTDSTDSFLKAWNAACGTADSTFIYVPKGRYLVGPLAFKGQCKSSQIIIRIDGTIVAPLDYGVLGKSNNWFSFEDVSGVSIIGRGTFDAKGPSLWACKASNSNSCPSGATTLSFTNSNNIRINGLTSLNSQMFHIVINGCQNVHLKGVKIIAAGNSPNTDGIHVQLSRNVEILSTSIKTGDDCISIGPGTENLWIEQITCGPGHGISIGSLAKDLKEEGVQNVTVKKTVFSNTQNGLRIKSWARPSNGYVQGVRFIDSVMRNVQNPIMIDQNYCPRNENCPGQVSGIKINDIVYENIRGTSSTPIAIKFDCSDKNPCTGIKLQNVNLTYLNKAAQSFCSNVVGKAIDLVRPNSCL